Proteins from one Cellulosilyticum lentocellum DSM 5427 genomic window:
- the murB gene encoding UDP-N-acetylmuramate dehydrogenase, translating to MDINKIVQLLSEKIPTQHILTHEPMKNYTTFKIGGLADIMVKPENKEQLSTILQVCATEKVPYYILGNGSNLLVSDAGYRGVIIQLYNQFAEITVEDNRITAQSGALLARIAAKALENELTGFEFAHGIPGTLGGAVVMNAGAYGGEMKHVIASCEVMTPEGEILKLSNEELELGYRTSVIQKKGYIVLEATFILEPGDKEKIQELMKDYAGRRRDKQPLDKPSAGSTFKRPEGYFAGKLIMDSGLRGFQVGGAMISDKHCGFVVNTGEATCEDVIHLIQEVKRIVKEKFDVELEPEVKMLGF from the coding sequence ATGGACATAAACAAGATTGTGCAGCTTTTATCTGAAAAGATACCTACTCAGCACATTTTAACCCATGAACCAATGAAAAATTATACCACCTTTAAGATTGGTGGCCTAGCAGATATAATGGTTAAACCAGAAAACAAAGAGCAATTAAGTACTATATTGCAGGTGTGTGCCACAGAAAAAGTACCTTATTATATTTTAGGCAATGGTAGTAATTTACTTGTATCAGACGCAGGTTATAGAGGTGTTATTATTCAGCTTTATAATCAGTTTGCAGAAATTACTGTAGAAGATAACAGGATTACAGCGCAATCTGGTGCACTTCTTGCTAGAATAGCAGCTAAAGCATTAGAAAATGAATTAACTGGTTTTGAGTTTGCTCATGGTATACCTGGAACCTTAGGTGGAGCAGTAGTGATGAATGCAGGTGCTTATGGCGGTGAAATGAAGCATGTCATTGCTTCCTGTGAAGTTATGACACCAGAAGGAGAAATATTAAAGCTTTCTAATGAGGAATTAGAGCTAGGTTATCGTACCAGCGTTATTCAAAAGAAAGGCTATATTGTTTTAGAAGCTACCTTTATACTAGAGCCAGGAGATAAAGAGAAAATTCAAGAGCTCATGAAGGATTATGCAGGGCGTAGACGTGATAAGCAACCACTAGATAAACCAAGTGCAGGCAGTACTTTTAAAAGACCCGAAGGTTATTTTGCAGGAAAGCTTATTATGGATAGTGGTTTAAGAGGTTTTCAGGTAGGTGGCGCTATGATATCTGATAAACACTGTGGTTTTGTAGTCAATACTGGAGAAGCTACTTGCGAGGATGTGATTCATTTGATTCAAGAAGTGAAACGCATTGTTAAAGAAAAATTTGATGTAGAGCTAGAGCCAGAAGTAAAAATGCTTGGGTTTTAA
- a CDS encoding gluconeogenesis factor YvcK family protein, translating into MIKTTQQNKKIVVIGGGTGLSTMLRGIKKYTSQITAIVTVADNGGGSGKLREEMGIIAPGDIRNCIVALANTEPIMEKLLQYRFKEGTLQGQSFGNLFLAALTDVTGGFEEAVRVTSNVLAITGKVLPVTLEDVHLEATFDNGQWISGESEIVEYGKGSGHNITTIKLVPSMPQPAPEVIEALEDADLIILGPGSLYTSIIPNLLVKNISCYIREAKAEKLYVANLMTQPGETSDLSLERHLMILEGYLGKGVINQVIVNNEVIEETYLRQYLEDGASVLKVDETHPIWDNIKIIEAPLVKVDQDKKFIRHDADKLAKCIFEEI; encoded by the coding sequence ATGATAAAAACAACGCAGCAAAATAAAAAGATTGTAGTAATAGGTGGCGGAACAGGATTATCAACCATGCTAAGAGGCATTAAAAAATATACCTCACAGATTACAGCTATTGTAACTGTTGCAGATAATGGGGGAGGCTCTGGAAAACTAAGAGAAGAAATGGGGATTATTGCACCTGGAGATATACGAAACTGTATTGTAGCACTAGCTAACACAGAACCTATTATGGAAAAGCTTTTGCAGTATCGCTTTAAAGAAGGAACCTTACAAGGGCAAAGCTTTGGAAATCTTTTTTTAGCTGCACTGACGGATGTAACAGGTGGTTTTGAGGAAGCAGTGCGTGTAACAAGTAATGTTTTAGCTATTACAGGGAAAGTATTGCCCGTTACATTAGAAGATGTACACTTAGAAGCTACCTTTGACAATGGACAATGGATTTCAGGTGAAAGTGAGATTGTGGAATATGGTAAAGGAAGTGGACATAATATTACTACCATTAAGCTTGTACCTAGTATGCCACAGCCAGCGCCTGAAGTAATTGAAGCCTTAGAAGATGCAGACTTAATTATATTAGGGCCAGGGAGTTTATATACCAGTATCATTCCTAATTTGCTGGTAAAAAACATTAGTTGTTATATTAGAGAAGCTAAAGCTGAAAAGCTTTATGTAGCTAATTTGATGACACAACCAGGGGAGACTAGTGATTTAAGCCTAGAAAGACACCTTATGATTTTAGAAGGCTATTTGGGTAAAGGTGTTATTAATCAAGTGATTGTTAATAATGAAGTAATAGAAGAAACGTATTTAAGACAATATTTGGAAGATGGTGCAAGTGTCTTAAAGGTTGATGAAACGCATCCTATATGGGATAATATTAAAATAATAGAAGCACCCCTTGTTAAAGTAGACCAAGATAAGAAATTCATTAGACATGATGCTGACAAATTGGCAAAATGTATTTTTGAGGAGATTTAG
- the rapZ gene encoding RNase adapter RapZ, which produces MNFVIVTGMSGAGKSSAINCFEDMGYYCVDNLPPTLIKSFAELIVSQQNKLSKVVLGIDTRGGSLFADLFTSLNELQKSGHTYEIVFFDCSDAELIKRFKETRRLHPLARSERIEEGIERERRILREIKEKANHIIDTSYMLPKDTRGVLYKIYCEDKAFDSLMITIVSFGFKYGIPIDADLVFDVRFAPNPYYIPEMRPHTGNESIVSDYVMQFEVSQTFLTKLQDMIAFLIPNFKKEGKNQLVIAIGCTGGKHRSVTLANALYDYLQNEGHTVIKQHRDIEKDSKRGK; this is translated from the coding sequence ATGAACTTTGTCATTGTTACGGGCATGTCAGGAGCAGGGAAAAGTAGTGCTATTAACTGCTTTGAAGATATGGGTTATTATTGCGTAGACAATTTACCACCTACACTGATTAAAAGCTTTGCAGAGCTTATTGTTTCACAACAAAATAAGCTAAGTAAGGTTGTTTTAGGTATAGATACAAGAGGAGGCAGTTTATTTGCTGATTTATTTACGAGTTTAAATGAACTCCAAAAAAGTGGACATACTTATGAGATTGTATTTTTTGATTGCAGTGATGCAGAACTGATTAAACGTTTTAAAGAAACAAGACGTTTACATCCGCTAGCTCGTAGTGAAAGAATTGAAGAGGGAATTGAAAGAGAAAGACGTATATTAAGAGAAATAAAGGAAAAAGCTAATCATATCATAGACACTTCTTATATGCTCCCAAAAGATACAAGAGGCGTATTATATAAGATTTATTGCGAAGACAAGGCTTTCGATAGTTTAATGATTACTATTGTATCCTTTGGATTTAAATATGGGATTCCTATTGATGCAGATTTAGTATTTGATGTCCGTTTTGCTCCGAATCCTTATTATATTCCTGAGATGAGACCACATACAGGGAATGAATCTATTGTCAGTGATTATGTCATGCAATTTGAGGTAAGTCAAACCTTCCTTACAAAGCTTCAAGATATGATTGCCTTTTTGATTCCTAACTTTAAAAAAGAGGGGAAAAATCAACTCGTTATTGCTATTGGTTGCACAGGCGGTAAACATCGTTCTGTCACTCTTGCTAATGCACTCTATGATTATTTACAAAATGAGGGGCACACTGTGATTAAACAGCATAGAGATATAGAGAAGGATAGTAAAAGAGGGAAATAA